One Halobaculum sp. CBA1158 DNA segment encodes these proteins:
- a CDS encoding HAD family hydrolase yields MIRAVGFDLDDTLAVPERTRARLLADALEAGGAGELVGTVDREAYLAAHARHRTADSRLPVFDDLLDPHDVDADPADVAAAYREGVTGALVPVAGARGLVAELRERYRVGLLTNGPVRAQSVKLDRLGWWEEFDAVRISGDLPAGKPDERAFEALLSALDVAPDEAVFVGDHPVEDVRGASEAGLSAVHVLGPDDDPAPEADASVRRDHLADDLPGIVDSL; encoded by the coding sequence GTGATACGCGCCGTGGGGTTCGATCTCGACGACACGCTCGCGGTCCCGGAGCGAACGCGAGCGCGACTGCTCGCGGACGCCCTCGAGGCGGGCGGGGCCGGGGAACTCGTCGGCACCGTCGACCGCGAAGCGTACCTCGCGGCCCACGCCCGCCACCGCACCGCAGACAGCAGGCTCCCCGTGTTCGACGACCTCCTCGACCCCCACGACGTCGACGCCGACCCCGCCGACGTGGCCGCAGCCTACCGCGAGGGCGTCACCGGGGCGCTCGTACCCGTCGCCGGCGCGAGAGGGCTGGTCGCGGAGTTGCGCGAGCGCTACCGCGTCGGCCTGCTCACCAACGGCCCCGTGCGCGCCCAGTCGGTCAAACTCGACCGCCTCGGCTGGTGGGAGGAGTTCGACGCCGTCCGCATCTCCGGCGACCTCCCGGCGGGCAAGCCCGACGAACGAGCGTTCGAGGCGCTGCTGTCGGCGCTCGATGTCGCTCCCGACGAGGCGGTCTTCGTCGGCGACCACCCGGTCGAGGACGTGCGCGGGGCCTCGGAGGCGGGGCTGTCCGCGGTCCACGTCCTCGGCCCCGACGACGACCCCGCGCCCGAGGCCGACGCGAGCGTCCGCCGCGACCACCTCGCCGACGACCTCCCCGGGATCGTCGACTCGCTGTGA
- a CDS encoding HD domain-containing protein, which translates to MTDDGTSRPTADHLPDDLAEVFPAYAEIGDDDLRDGVRDAYALALAETDWTDLAAVPWLPDEQARLGLPDETNVTHVNDVTALATALADALTDRRPGLGLDRDLVVAGALVHDVSKLYEFAPDQGGDAGSTRSAEGSDADCESEGPAVRPGDSVATEYYDLLGHPYVGVHVCEAAELPVALSHVVLSHTDRTTVEPATPEAVVVKRADEVAAAAIRSRALDDLRDA; encoded by the coding sequence GTGACCGACGACGGTACATCCCGACCGACGGCCGACCACCTCCCCGACGACCTCGCCGAGGTGTTCCCCGCGTACGCCGAGATCGGCGACGACGACCTCCGCGACGGCGTCCGCGACGCCTACGCGTTAGCGCTCGCGGAGACCGACTGGACCGACCTCGCGGCGGTCCCGTGGCTCCCGGACGAACAGGCACGCCTCGGGCTCCCCGATGAGACGAACGTCACACACGTCAACGACGTGACGGCGCTGGCGACCGCGCTGGCGGACGCCCTGACCGATCGCCGCCCCGGTCTCGGACTCGACCGCGACCTCGTCGTCGCGGGCGCGCTCGTCCACGACGTCAGTAAACTGTACGAGTTCGCACCCGACCAGGGCGGCGACGCCGGGTCAACGAGGAGTGCGGAGGGATCAGACGCCGACTGCGAGAGCGAGGGACCCGCGGTCCGACCTGGCGACTCGGTCGCCACCGAGTACTACGACCTGCTCGGCCATCCCTACGTCGGCGTTCACGTCTGTGAGGCGGCGGAGCTGCCGGTCGCCCTGTCACACGTCGTACTCTCCCACACCGATCGGACGACGGTCGAGCCTGCGACGCCGGAAGCGGTCGTGGTGAAGCGCGCAGACGAGGTCGCCGCCGCGGCGATCCGGTCGCGGGCGCTCGACGACCTGCGCGACGCCTGA
- a CDS encoding universal stress protein — MTDRILVGIDDSERATEALSFAIDEWPDAEFLLVTVIDPSDAGFAATAGVPSGAEEWYERATADAEARLSEVAESVPETATVDTATTVGKPAAGLVESADEEDVDHIVVGSHGRTGISRVVLGSVAEAVVRNSPVPVTVVR; from the coding sequence ATGACCGACCGGATCCTCGTCGGGATCGACGACTCCGAGCGCGCGACCGAGGCGCTGTCGTTCGCGATCGACGAGTGGCCAGACGCCGAGTTCCTGCTGGTCACGGTCATCGATCCGTCCGACGCGGGGTTCGCGGCCACCGCCGGGGTTCCCAGCGGCGCGGAGGAGTGGTACGAGCGCGCGACCGCCGACGCGGAGGCGAGGCTGTCGGAGGTCGCCGAGTCGGTCCCCGAGACCGCGACCGTCGACACCGCGACGACGGTGGGCAAGCCCGCCGCCGGCCTCGTCGAGTCCGCCGACGAGGAGGACGTCGACCACATCGTCGTGGGCAGCCACGGCCGGACCGGTATCTCCCGCGTCGTCCTCGGCAGCGTCGCCGAGGCGGTCGTCCGCAACTCCCCCGTGCCGGTGACGGTCGTCAGGTGA
- a CDS encoding KaiC domain-containing protein: MSDGEDQDWFERALREETEGGDARDEETPDDSSDGEATSASDDAGTGDASEEGSDSPEGGFGGLSGEEGDDRSDDAGSSETIGSEGDPFGDGDEGDPFGDGDEDDPFGDDDDGDDGGDPFGGGGEDDPFGDDFGAAMRDAPGDPGGGGPRAGGGPGAGGGPSGGDEFGGFGGGDGGEGFGGGEGGFGGEGGFGGSGEQTFDEEEFDSDIDRIDIGIEGLDEMILGGVPERSLMTVIGGAGTGKTTFGLQFLNETLVDGGSGVYLTLEQSSEAILSTAEEKGWEFRRYDEEGRLAVVAMDPIEMANSLDSIRDDISRLVTEFGADRLVLDSVSLLEMMYDRPSKRRSEVFDFARSLKDAGVTTMLTSEASEENAYASRHGIVEYLTDAVFVLQYVRPSDFRETRLAVEIQKIRDANHSRETKPYEITNEGLSVYRQANIF, translated from the coding sequence ATGAGCGACGGGGAGGACCAAGACTGGTTCGAGCGCGCACTCCGGGAGGAGACGGAGGGCGGGGATGCGAGGGACGAGGAAACGCCCGACGACAGTAGCGACGGCGAGGCGACGAGCGCCTCGGACGACGCAGGAACGGGCGACGCCTCCGAGGAGGGAAGTGACTCCCCGGAGGGCGGATTCGGCGGTCTCAGCGGCGAGGAGGGAGACGACCGGTCCGACGACGCTGGATCGTCGGAGACGATCGGATCGGAGGGCGATCCCTTCGGCGACGGCGACGAGGGCGATCCCTTCGGCGACGGTGACGAGGACGATCCCTTCGGCGACGACGACGATGGCGACGACGGGGGCGATCCCTTCGGTGGTGGAGGCGAAGACGACCCGTTCGGTGACGACTTCGGCGCGGCGATGCGGGACGCACCCGGCGACCCTGGCGGGGGCGGTCCGAGGGCAGGTGGCGGTCCGGGGGCAGGTGGCGGACCGAGTGGCGGGGACGAGTTCGGCGGGTTCGGCGGCGGCGATGGAGGTGAGGGGTTCGGCGGCGGCGAGGGCGGATTCGGCGGCGAGGGCGGATTCGGCGGTAGCGGCGAACAGACGTTCGACGAGGAGGAGTTCGACTCCGACATCGACCGGATCGACATCGGGATCGAGGGGCTCGACGAGATGATCCTCGGCGGCGTCCCCGAGCGGTCGCTGATGACGGTCATCGGGGGGGCCGGCACCGGCAAGACGACGTTCGGCCTCCAGTTCCTCAACGAGACGCTCGTCGACGGCGGCAGCGGTGTGTACCTCACCCTCGAGCAGTCTAGTGAGGCGATCCTCTCGACGGCCGAGGAGAAGGGATGGGAGTTCCGCCGCTACGACGAGGAGGGCCGCCTCGCGGTCGTCGCGATGGATCCGATCGAGATGGCGAACTCGCTGGACTCCATTCGCGACGACATCTCCCGACTCGTCACGGAGTTCGGCGCGGATCGACTGGTGCTCGACTCCGTCTCGCTGCTGGAGATGATGTACGACCGCCCGAGCAAGCGTCGCTCGGAGGTGTTCGACTTCGCCCGCTCGCTGAAGGACGCCGGCGTGACGACGATGCTGACGAGCGAGGCCAGCGAGGAGAACGCCTACGCCTCCCGGCACGGAATCGTCGAGTACCTCACCGACGCCGTGTTCGTCCTCCAGTACGTCCGCCCCTCCGACTTCCGCGAGACGCGCCTCGCCGTCGAGATCCAGAAGATCCGCGACGCCAACCACTCCCGCGAGACGAAGCCCTACGAGATCACCAACGAGGGCCTGTCCGTGTACCGCCAGGCGAACATCTTCTGA
- a CDS encoding DNA double-strand break repair nuclease NurA, whose protein sequence is MTLDPVHVDTIAYLASAIADGVDDADHDDLAGTAWDEWLDPLHADGREVLAALGEHELRRTPVEDAALADRPFETSHGVDSGTLNPTSFKNGLVLDVAQAAMGTEPTDLDLHRGRSIVVTVHANDATVVFPDVPDGWMSYDEGNSDRRVLKVPRSRRFADEMVHELALSLAESHHARRHLDHGDVEDLLVLDGPLYPKRLLNWATRDRELREVAHGETVQEAVETYVRLVESCIERGVPVLGFVKNPTSGFLTRTLDRKGIESPWPDDAALFTRLLERRAAGPDDRGGPGDRDDDSITFTSWLRSRGGSDAPLASDGDALGVERRLDPAGYEVTYMHVYEPREDVLFKVEAPAAFTEDPETRDRLTRQVISEVAAEAGPPTPVAKADELARIGVGEKEALRRKFEERFGAEHLRTYDDVRWQETE, encoded by the coding sequence GTGACGCTGGACCCCGTACACGTCGACACCATCGCGTACCTCGCCTCGGCCATCGCCGACGGGGTCGACGACGCCGACCACGACGACCTCGCGGGCACGGCGTGGGACGAGTGGCTCGACCCGCTGCACGCCGACGGCCGGGAGGTGCTGGCGGCGCTCGGCGAGCACGAACTCCGACGGACGCCCGTCGAGGACGCCGCGCTGGCGGATCGACCGTTCGAGACGAGCCACGGCGTCGACTCGGGGACGCTGAACCCCACGTCGTTCAAGAACGGCCTCGTCCTCGACGTGGCGCAGGCGGCGATGGGCACGGAGCCGACGGATCTGGACCTCCACCGCGGGCGCTCCATCGTCGTCACCGTCCACGCCAACGACGCGACCGTGGTGTTCCCCGACGTGCCCGACGGCTGGATGTCGTACGACGAGGGCAACTCCGACCGGCGGGTGTTGAAGGTGCCCCGGAGCAGGCGCTTCGCCGACGAGATGGTCCACGAACTGGCGCTGTCGCTGGCGGAGTCACACCACGCGCGCAGGCACCTCGATCACGGCGACGTCGAGGACCTGCTCGTGCTCGACGGCCCGCTGTATCCGAAGCGCCTGCTCAACTGGGCCACTCGCGACCGCGAGCTCCGGGAAGTCGCCCACGGCGAGACGGTCCAGGAGGCCGTCGAGACGTACGTCCGGCTCGTCGAGTCGTGCATCGAGCGCGGGGTTCCCGTTCTCGGATTCGTCAAGAATCCCACCTCGGGGTTCCTCACGCGGACGCTCGACCGCAAGGGGATCGAGTCTCCCTGGCCCGACGACGCCGCGCTGTTCACGCGCCTGCTGGAGCGCCGCGCCGCCGGCCCCGACGACAGGGGCGGTCCCGGCGACCGCGACGACGACTCGATCACGTTCACCTCGTGGCTCCGCTCGCGCGGCGGCTCGGACGCGCCGCTGGCCAGCGACGGCGACGCCCTCGGCGTCGAGCGACGGCTCGACCCCGCGGGCTACGAGGTGACGTACATGCACGTGTACGAGCCCCGCGAGGACGTGCTGTTCAAGGTGGAGGCACCGGCGGCGTTCACGGAGGACCCCGAGACGCGCGACCGACTCACCCGACAGGTGATCTCGGAGGTCGCCGCCGAGGCCGGCCCGCCGACGCCGGTGGCGAAAGCCGACGAACTCGCGCGGATCGGCGTCGGCGAGAAGGAGGCGCTCCGGCGGAAGTTCGAGGAGCGCTTCGGCGCGGAACACCTGCGGACGTACGACGACGTTCGGTGGCAGGAGACGGAGTGA
- a CDS encoding CARDB domain-containing protein: MGARRSVIIGAVVLFVAALLVGPAVGAAGAQSGSCEADGAAQLCLTEASLGSDELTAGESTTLTATVENVGDERATAVVVLNVAGPDNETDSLEIRRESIPPGETLTVTKTVDASTPGTHAMQVLVYNDDLAHRYDASEPWTVEVNEQGLGGGIDTPEYALAALIGSLAVLGGLVYRQR, from the coding sequence ATGGGAGCGCGGAGGAGCGTCATCATCGGAGCGGTCGTACTGTTCGTCGCGGCCCTGCTCGTCGGGCCGGCCGTGGGGGCGGCCGGCGCGCAGTCGGGGTCGTGTGAGGCCGACGGGGCCGCACAGCTCTGTCTGACCGAGGCGAGTCTGGGGAGCGACGAGTTGACGGCGGGCGAGTCGACGACGCTGACGGCGACCGTCGAGAACGTCGGCGACGAGCGCGCGACCGCGGTCGTCGTGCTCAACGTCGCCGGGCCGGACAACGAGACCGACTCGCTTGAGATCCGACGGGAGTCGATCCCGCCTGGCGAGACGCTGACGGTCACGAAGACGGTCGACGCGTCGACGCCCGGGACTCACGCGATGCAGGTGCTCGTGTACAACGACGACCTCGCACACCGGTACGACGCCTCCGAACCGTGGACGGTCGAGGTGAACGAGCAAGGGCTCGGTGGCGGTATCGACACCCCAGAGTACGCCCTGGCGGCGCTGATCGGTTCGCTCGCGGTACTCGGGGGGCTGGTCTACAGACAGCGCTGA
- a CDS encoding NAD(+)/NADH kinase gives MDVGIVAQRGNGRAAYLAGALRERLREADVTVSIDEATAEALDESGVPPDEMDAVDLVVSIGGDGTFLFAARGAGGVPILGVNLGEVGFLNAVPPEEAVDAVLAEVEAFREGRMQVRESPRLAAACEGWRSEPAANEIVVQGRRRGRGGGVGYELRVDGSLYSSGHADGVLVSTPTGSTAYNLSEDGPLVHPDVDGLVINEMCADEGMPPLVVAPDATVSVTLTDAEEGVVITDGRGQRSVDVPAEVTVSTTEPPVRLAGPAADFFEALGKLE, from the coding sequence ATGGACGTGGGTATCGTCGCCCAGCGAGGGAACGGTCGCGCGGCGTACCTCGCGGGGGCGCTACGCGAGCGACTCCGCGAGGCCGACGTGACCGTCTCGATCGACGAGGCGACGGCCGAGGCCCTCGACGAGTCGGGGGTTCCCCCCGACGAGATGGACGCCGTCGACCTGGTCGTCTCCATCGGCGGCGACGGCACCTTCCTGTTCGCCGCCCGCGGCGCGGGCGGGGTCCCGATCCTCGGCGTCAACCTCGGCGAGGTCGGCTTTCTCAACGCCGTCCCGCCGGAGGAGGCCGTCGACGCCGTCCTCGCGGAGGTGGAGGCGTTCCGCGAGGGCCGGATGCAGGTGCGCGAGTCCCCGCGGCTCGCGGCCGCCTGCGAGGGCTGGCGCTCGGAGCCGGCGGCCAACGAGATCGTCGTGCAGGGTCGCCGGCGCGGTCGCGGCGGCGGCGTCGGCTACGAACTCCGCGTGGACGGTTCGCTGTACTCCAGCGGCCACGCCGACGGCGTGCTCGTGTCGACGCCGACGGGGTCGACCGCGTACAACCTCTCGGAGGACGGCCCGCTCGTCCACCCGGACGTGGACGGGCTCGTGATCAACGAGATGTGCGCCGACGAGGGGATGCCGCCGCTGGTCGTCGCGCCCGACGCGACCGTGAGCGTCACCCTCACCGACGCCGAGGAGGGCGTCGTCATCACCGACGGCCGCGGACAGCGGTCCGTCGACGTCCCGGCCGAGGTGACGGTGTCGACGACCGAGCCGCCGGTCAGGCTCGCCGGCCCCGCGGCCGACTTCTTCGAGGCGCTCGGAAAGCTGGAGTAG
- a CDS encoding ATP-binding protein: protein MTDAGDSDLGDFEDPGAFDAGGGDRDDGRGDDPATTAAGSSTDDDAGAPTDATDPTDPTDATSSSNGERGDGSAAEQDGDSAAESGFEQFAMAAAEAGTADALGTVTVAEGLRVAEDDEETGVTVSITVDNREDVRIGTYLIVPYPDGEQLFCRITALEYAQEFPADDASELTARRRMRTGSGGFTEADYKYLAELSPQAVLFSDDGELSRRMVDRVPKPGALVRQADDADQIKTGLAIPEEGVFLGHLSVGGETVRTAAEPPTVDYRLSDDYVDGDPLVFRHTLVAGGTGSGKTHATKNVLRQYLGRTYETDDGRDARAAVVVFDPQDEYAQMHDDNDAVGDEWTRRLDREGIQHGGHDDTVALVPKEAGVSYPGRGHRAEQVEFTVPFSIIDDYDMPWLVAGASLNENQYPALTTLLNRFFRNYDDGTYRQFLSFLDDPSLKEELHESGRVHEATFDAVKRRVRGVPSGVFDQDAKPITELDTTLVRPGGLTVVPTYHLSTSRAKEMFVLAVSALLVDDKLSNSPESTRIDETPLVLGMDEAHNFLSGADNVQARQVVTKFTEAAKQGRKERLGLFLVTQDPQDIADPVFKQVNTRLVLNLGDEEAISAVNIPPSLARKVPYMEKGRMVVYSPDNSEPVEVTGLPVCVTRHGE from the coding sequence ATGACCGACGCGGGAGACTCCGACCTCGGCGACTTCGAGGACCCCGGAGCGTTCGACGCGGGCGGCGGCGACCGCGACGACGGCCGTGGGGACGACCCGGCGACGACGGCCGCGGGGTCGTCGACCGACGACGATGCCGGGGCACCGACCGACGCGACGGATCCGACTGATCCAACGGACGCGACCAGTTCGTCGAACGGGGAGCGTGGGGACGGATCGGCCGCCGAGCAGGACGGCGACTCGGCCGCCGAGTCCGGCTTCGAGCAGTTCGCCATGGCGGCCGCAGAGGCGGGAACGGCCGACGCGCTCGGAACCGTCACCGTGGCCGAGGGGCTGCGCGTCGCGGAGGACGACGAGGAGACGGGGGTGACCGTCTCGATCACGGTGGACAACCGGGAGGACGTGCGGATCGGGACGTACCTGATCGTGCCGTACCCGGACGGCGAACAGCTGTTCTGCCGGATCACCGCCCTGGAGTACGCACAGGAGTTCCCCGCCGACGACGCCAGCGAACTGACCGCACGCCGGCGGATGCGGACCGGGTCGGGCGGGTTCACCGAGGCCGACTACAAGTACCTCGCCGAGCTGTCGCCCCAGGCCGTGCTCTTTTCGGACGACGGAGAGCTCAGCCGACGGATGGTCGACCGCGTTCCGAAGCCCGGCGCGCTCGTCCGGCAGGCCGACGACGCCGACCAGATCAAGACGGGGCTCGCCATCCCCGAGGAGGGCGTGTTCCTCGGCCACCTCTCCGTCGGGGGCGAGACGGTGCGGACGGCGGCCGAACCGCCCACGGTCGACTACCGACTGTCGGACGACTACGTCGACGGCGACCCCCTGGTGTTCCGGCACACCCTCGTCGCCGGCGGTACCGGGTCGGGCAAGACCCACGCGACCAAGAACGTCCTCCGGCAGTACCTCGGGCGCACCTACGAGACGGACGACGGCCGCGACGCCCGGGCGGCGGTCGTGGTGTTCGACCCGCAGGACGAGTACGCCCAGATGCACGACGACAACGACGCCGTGGGCGACGAGTGGACCCGCCGTCTGGACCGCGAGGGGATCCAACACGGCGGACACGACGACACCGTCGCGCTGGTGCCGAAGGAGGCGGGTGTGAGCTATCCCGGTCGGGGCCACCGCGCCGAGCAGGTTGAGTTCACGGTCCCCTTCTCCATCATCGACGACTACGACATGCCGTGGCTCGTCGCCGGCGCGTCGCTCAACGAGAACCAGTACCCCGCGTTGACGACGCTGCTGAACCGTTTCTTCCGCAACTACGACGACGGCACCTACCGGCAGTTCCTCTCGTTCCTGGACGACCCGTCGCTCAAGGAGGAACTCCACGAGTCCGGTCGGGTCCACGAGGCCACCTTCGACGCCGTGAAGCGTCGCGTCCGCGGGGTGCCCTCGGGGGTGTTCGATCAGGACGCCAAGCCGATCACCGAGTTGGACACGACCCTCGTGCGACCGGGCGGGCTGACGGTCGTGCCGACGTACCACCTGTCGACCTCCCGGGCCAAGGAGATGTTCGTGCTCGCGGTGTCGGCGCTGCTCGTCGACGACAAGCTGTCGAACTCGCCCGAGAGCACTCGGATCGACGAGACGCCGCTGGTCCTCGGGATGGACGAGGCACACAACTTCCTCTCGGGCGCGGACAACGTTCAGGCGCGCCAGGTCGTCACGAAGTTCACCGAGGCGGCCAAGCAGGGTCGCAAGGAGCGCCTCGGCCTGTTCCTCGTCACCCAGGACCCACAGGACATCGCCGACCCGGTGTTCAAGCAGGTGAACACGCGACTCGTGCTCAACCTCGGCGACGAGGAGGCGATATCCGCCGTGAACATTCCCCCGTCGCTGGCGAGGAAGGTGCCGTACATGGAGAAGGGACGGATGGTGGTGTACTCGCCGGACAACTCCGAGCCGGTCGAGGTGACGGGGCTGCCGGTGTGCGTGACCCGCCACGGCGAGTAG